A genomic segment from Gracilinanus agilis isolate LMUSP501 chromosome 1, AgileGrace, whole genome shotgun sequence encodes:
- the DNASE1 gene encoding deoxyribonuclease-1 isoform X2, with protein sequence MLTHLFLTSALRCLSRCRTRAMKPIASLLCLACLLHVALCLRIAAFNIRTFGENKMSNDTISDYIVRILNQYDIALVQEVRDKYLVAVGSLLDKLNRETSNSYHFVVSEPLGRNTYKERYLFVFRPDKVSVLDSYYYDDGCLPCGNDTFSREPVVVKFSSPTTVVKEFVIVPLHAAPKDAVTEIDALFDVYLDVRLRWNMEDIMFMGDFNADCSYVTPSQWPSIRLRNNSAFQWLIPDTADTTVTPTDCAYDRIVVSGRKLQSAIVPGSATIFDFQAAYNLSTGMALAISDHYPVEVTLK encoded by the exons ATGTtaactcatttgttcctcacatcCGCCCTGAG GTGCCTTTCCCGCTGCAGAACGAGAGCCATGAAGCCCATCGCATCTCTCCTGTGCCTGGCGTGTCTGCTGCACGTGGCTCTGTGCCTGAGAATCGCCGCTTTCAACATCAGGACTTTCGGAGAGAACAAGATGTCTAACGATACCATCTCTGACTATATTGTGAGG ATCCTGAATCAGTATGATATTGCCCTTGTCCAGGAGGTGAGAGATAAATATCTCGTGGCTGTGGGGAGCCTACTGGATAAACTCAATAG agAAACATCAAATTCCTATCATTTTGTGGTCAGTGAGCCTCTAGGGAGGAACACTTATAAAGAACGCTATCTCTTTGTATTCAG acctgACAAAGTGTCCGTCCTAGACAGCTATTATTACGACGATGGCTGTTTACCGTGTGGAAATGACACCTTCAGCCGGGAGCCCGTCGTCGTCAAATTCTCCTCCCCAACCACAG TGGTGAAGGAGTTTGTCATAGTACCTCTGCACGCAGCCCCGAAAGATGCCGTCACTGAGATCGATGCTCTCTTCGACGTCTACTTAGATGTCCGCCTACGATGGAACATGGAG GACATTATGTTCATGGGAGACTTCAATGCCGACTGCTCCTATGTCACCCCATCCCAATGGCCGTCCATCCGTCTGCGCAACAACTCTGCCTTCCAGTGGCTAATCCCCGACACTGCAGACACCACTGTGACGCCTACTGACTGTGCTTATGACAG GATTGTGGTCTCCGGAAGAAAGCTGCAAAGTGCCATCGTTCCTGGATCGGCCACCATCTTTGATTTCCAGGCAGCATACAATTTGAGTACTGGAATG GCTCTAGCCATCAGTGATCATTATCCTGTGGAGGTGACTCTGAAATAA
- the DNASE1 gene encoding deoxyribonuclease-1 isoform X1, with translation MRLFGCLSRCRTRAMKPIASLLCLACLLHVALCLRIAAFNIRTFGENKMSNDTISDYIVRILNQYDIALVQEVRDKYLVAVGSLLDKLNRETSNSYHFVVSEPLGRNTYKERYLFVFRPDKVSVLDSYYYDDGCLPCGNDTFSREPVVVKFSSPTTGKQHSRGKAWAGIPKASLFQAIPGHVATTATSSVVKEFVIVPLHAAPKDAVTEIDALFDVYLDVRLRWNMEDIMFMGDFNADCSYVTPSQWPSIRLRNNSAFQWLIPDTADTTVTPTDCAYDRIVVSGRKLQSAIVPGSATIFDFQAAYNLSTGMALAISDHYPVEVTLK, from the exons ATGCGCTTATTTGG GTGCCTTTCCCGCTGCAGAACGAGAGCCATGAAGCCCATCGCATCTCTCCTGTGCCTGGCGTGTCTGCTGCACGTGGCTCTGTGCCTGAGAATCGCCGCTTTCAACATCAGGACTTTCGGAGAGAACAAGATGTCTAACGATACCATCTCTGACTATATTGTGAGG ATCCTGAATCAGTATGATATTGCCCTTGTCCAGGAGGTGAGAGATAAATATCTCGTGGCTGTGGGGAGCCTACTGGATAAACTCAATAG agAAACATCAAATTCCTATCATTTTGTGGTCAGTGAGCCTCTAGGGAGGAACACTTATAAAGAACGCTATCTCTTTGTATTCAG acctgACAAAGTGTCCGTCCTAGACAGCTATTATTACGACGATGGCTGTTTACCGTGTGGAAATGACACCTTCAGCCGGGAGCCCGTCGTCGTCAAATTCTCCTCCCCAACCACAGGCAAGCAGCATTCGAGGGGAAAGGCCTGGGCTGGCATCCCCAAAGCCAGCCTCTTCCAGGCTATCCCTGG ACATGTTGCTACGACTGCTACTTCCTCAGTGGTGAAGGAGTTTGTCATAGTACCTCTGCACGCAGCCCCGAAAGATGCCGTCACTGAGATCGATGCTCTCTTCGACGTCTACTTAGATGTCCGCCTACGATGGAACATGGAG GACATTATGTTCATGGGAGACTTCAATGCCGACTGCTCCTATGTCACCCCATCCCAATGGCCGTCCATCCGTCTGCGCAACAACTCTGCCTTCCAGTGGCTAATCCCCGACACTGCAGACACCACTGTGACGCCTACTGACTGTGCTTATGACAG GATTGTGGTCTCCGGAAGAAAGCTGCAAAGTGCCATCGTTCCTGGATCGGCCACCATCTTTGATTTCCAGGCAGCATACAATTTGAGTACTGGAATG GCTCTAGCCATCAGTGATCATTATCCTGTGGAGGTGACTCTGAAATAA